In Zea mays cultivar B73 chromosome 7, Zm-B73-REFERENCE-NAM-5.0, whole genome shotgun sequence, the following proteins share a genomic window:
- the LOC100381489 gene encoding putative protein kinase superfamily protein isoform X1 encodes MGLAPPELGQFDGWESSGEEERERERWGWCRRSRRGSSRRRAAPKGTDDDTAVDTGCCIRLWPVGTCPPPPQRSKVDTSTSSASTHGEKSTENGSRNQPVALVVSGSTTTSNAESSSSASKVGEEIKVASQLRKFAFNDLKCATRNFRPESLLGEGGFGCVFKGWIEENGTAPVKPGTGLTVAVKTLNHDGLQGHKEWVAEVDFLGNLHHPNLVRLIGYCVEDDQRLLVYEFMPRGSLDNHLFRRSLPLPWAIRMKVALGAAKGLAFLHEEAERPVIYRDFKTSNILLDAEYNAKLSDFGLAKDGPVGDKTHVSTRVMGTYGYAAPEYVMTGHLTSKSDVYSFGVVLLEMMSGRRSMDKNRPNGEHNLVEWARPLLGERQRFYKLIDPRLEGNFSVKGAQKAAQLARVCLSRDPKARPLMSQVVEVLKPLQNLKDMASASYFFQTMQAERMAHSSSMNGRSSMNGGFKTQSPFGRHGQPPPVRSLSDGPRASPFRYSPKPNVK; translated from the exons ATGGGGCTCGCGCCGCCGGAGCTGGGCCAGTTCGACGGGTGGGAGAGCTCCGGGGAGGAGGAGCGGGAGCGGGAGCGTTGGGGCTGGTGCCGCCGCAGCCGCCGCGGCAGCAGCAGGCGCCGCGCGGCCCCCAAGGGCACCGACGACGACACCGCGGTCGACACCGGCTGCTGCATCCGCCTCTGGCCCGTCGGGACATGCCCTCCGCCGCCGCAGAGGTCCAAGGTCGACACCTCCACCAGCAGCGCCAGCACGCACGGGG AGAAGTCAACAGAAAATGGTAGTAGGAATCAACCGGTGGCATTGGTAGTCTCAGGTTCTACAACTACTAGTAATGCTGAAAGCAGTTCATCTGCATCTAAAGTCGGAGAAGAGATAAAAGTTGCCTCCCAGCTGCGCAAGTTTGCATTCAATGATCTAAAATGTGCTACCCGGAACTTCAGGCCTGAAAGTCTCCTTGGAGAAGGGGGTTTTGGATGTGTTTTTAAAGGGTGGATTGAAGAAAATGGAACTGCACCTGTGAAACCTGGTACAGGTCTCACAGTTGCTGTCAAGACGCTGAACCATGACGGGCTTCAAGGGCATAAAGAATGGGTG GCTGAAGTTGATTTTCTTGGAAATCTTCACCATCCCAATTTGGTCAGATTGATTGGATATTGTGTTGAAGATGACCAAAGGTTGCTGGTCTATGAATTCATGCCTCGTGGCAGTTTGGATAACCATCTTTTTAGAA GGTCTCTTCCTCTCCCATGGGCAATCAGAATGAAGGTTGCACTCGGAGCAGCAAAGGGTCTGGCTTTCCTTCATGAAGAAGCAGAAAGACCAGTCATTTATCGCGATTTTAAAACATCTAATATACTGCTGGATGCG GAGTATAACGCAAAGCTCTCTGATTTTGGGCTTGCGAAAGACGGACCTGTAGGTGATAAAACTCATGTTTCTACTCGAGTAATGGGAACCTATGGATATGCAGCACCAGAATATGTCATGACTG GTCATCTGACATCAAAGAGTGATGTCTACAGCTTCGGGGTGGTGCTTCTTGAGATGATGTCAGGGCGCAGGTCGATGGACAAGAACCGCCCGAACGGGGAGCACAACCTGGTGGAATGGGCGCGCCCCCTCCTAGGCGAGAGGCAGCGGTTCTACAAGCTAATCGACCCTCGCCTGGAGGGCAACTTCTCGGTGAAGGGCGCGCAGAAGGCGGCGCAGCTAGCGCGCGTGTGCCTGAGCCGGGACCCCAAGGCGCGGCCCCTGATGAGCCAGGTGGTGGAGGTCCTGAAGCCGCTGCAGAACCTCAAGGACATGGCGAGCGCCTCCTACTTCTTCCAGACGATGCAGGCCGAGCGGATGGCGCACTCGAGCAGCATGAACGGGAGGAGCAGCATGAACGGCGGCTTCAAGACGCAGAGCCCGTTTGGGCGGCATGGGCAGCCGCCTCCCGTGAGGAGCCTCTCTGACGGGCCCCGCGCGTCTCCGTTCCGCTACTCGCCGAAGCCTAACGTGAAGTGA
- the LOC100381489 gene encoding putative protein kinase superfamily protein — MGLAPPELGQFDGWESSGEEERERERWGWCRRSRRGSSRRRAAPKGTDDDTAVDTGCCIRLWPVGTCPPPPQRSKVDTSTSSASTHGAEKSTENGSRNQPVALVVSGSTTTSNAESSSSASKVGEEIKVASQLRKFAFNDLKCATRNFRPESLLGEGGFGCVFKGWIEENGTAPVKPGTGLTVAVKTLNHDGLQGHKEWVAEVDFLGNLHHPNLVRLIGYCVEDDQRLLVYEFMPRGSLDNHLFRRSLPLPWAIRMKVALGAAKGLAFLHEEAERPVIYRDFKTSNILLDAEYNAKLSDFGLAKDGPVGDKTHVSTRVMGTYGYAAPEYVMTGHLTSKSDVYSFGVVLLEMMSGRRSMDKNRPNGEHNLVEWARPLLGERQRFYKLIDPRLEGNFSVKGAQKAAQLARVCLSRDPKARPLMSQVVEVLKPLQNLKDMASASYFFQTMQAERMAHSSSMNGRSSMNGGFKTQSPFGRHGQPPPVRSLSDGPRASPFRYSPKPNVK, encoded by the exons ATGGGGCTCGCGCCGCCGGAGCTGGGCCAGTTCGACGGGTGGGAGAGCTCCGGGGAGGAGGAGCGGGAGCGGGAGCGTTGGGGCTGGTGCCGCCGCAGCCGCCGCGGCAGCAGCAGGCGCCGCGCGGCCCCCAAGGGCACCGACGACGACACCGCGGTCGACACCGGCTGCTGCATCCGCCTCTGGCCCGTCGGGACATGCCCTCCGCCGCCGCAGAGGTCCAAGGTCGACACCTCCACCAGCAGCGCCAGCACGCACGGGG CAGAGAAGTCAACAGAAAATGGTAGTAGGAATCAACCGGTGGCATTGGTAGTCTCAGGTTCTACAACTACTAGTAATGCTGAAAGCAGTTCATCTGCATCTAAAGTCGGAGAAGAGATAAAAGTTGCCTCCCAGCTGCGCAAGTTTGCATTCAATGATCTAAAATGTGCTACCCGGAACTTCAGGCCTGAAAGTCTCCTTGGAGAAGGGGGTTTTGGATGTGTTTTTAAAGGGTGGATTGAAGAAAATGGAACTGCACCTGTGAAACCTGGTACAGGTCTCACAGTTGCTGTCAAGACGCTGAACCATGACGGGCTTCAAGGGCATAAAGAATGGGTG GCTGAAGTTGATTTTCTTGGAAATCTTCACCATCCCAATTTGGTCAGATTGATTGGATATTGTGTTGAAGATGACCAAAGGTTGCTGGTCTATGAATTCATGCCTCGTGGCAGTTTGGATAACCATCTTTTTAGAA GGTCTCTTCCTCTCCCATGGGCAATCAGAATGAAGGTTGCACTCGGAGCAGCAAAGGGTCTGGCTTTCCTTCATGAAGAAGCAGAAAGACCAGTCATTTATCGCGATTTTAAAACATCTAATATACTGCTGGATGCG GAGTATAACGCAAAGCTCTCTGATTTTGGGCTTGCGAAAGACGGACCTGTAGGTGATAAAACTCATGTTTCTACTCGAGTAATGGGAACCTATGGATATGCAGCACCAGAATATGTCATGACTG GTCATCTGACATCAAAGAGTGATGTCTACAGCTTCGGGGTGGTGCTTCTTGAGATGATGTCAGGGCGCAGGTCGATGGACAAGAACCGCCCGAACGGGGAGCACAACCTGGTGGAATGGGCGCGCCCCCTCCTAGGCGAGAGGCAGCGGTTCTACAAGCTAATCGACCCTCGCCTGGAGGGCAACTTCTCGGTGAAGGGCGCGCAGAAGGCGGCGCAGCTAGCGCGCGTGTGCCTGAGCCGGGACCCCAAGGCGCGGCCCCTGATGAGCCAGGTGGTGGAGGTCCTGAAGCCGCTGCAGAACCTCAAGGACATGGCGAGCGCCTCCTACTTCTTCCAGACGATGCAGGCCGAGCGGATGGCGCACTCGAGCAGCATGAACGGGAGGAGCAGCATGAACGGCGGCTTCAAGACGCAGAGCCCGTTTGGGCGGCATGGGCAGCCGCCTCCCGTGAGGAGCCTCTCTGACGGGCCCCGCGCGTCTCCGTTCCGCTACTCGCCGAAGCCTAACGTGAAGTGA
- the LOC109940954 gene encoding F-box/SPRY domain-containing protein 1, which yields MAPPRQGGEQAEAGVRDSAPALRPPAHVMARVFSQLDCVDLLSCSLVCKQWYRDSAELREDWRMEYLDAWNQFGLSVTREPQPLCATCAIRSLRSLCP from the exons atggcgccgccacgGCAAGGGGGGGAGCAGGCGGAGGCGGGTGTTCGCGATTCGGCGCCGGCGCTGCGGCCCCCCGCACACGTGATGGCGCGGGTGTTCTCGCAGCTCGACTGCGTCGACCTCCTTAGCTGCTCCCTCGTCTGCAA GCAATGGTACCGTGACTCCGCGGAGCTGAGAGAGGACTGGAGGATGGAGTACCTGGACGCTTGGAACCAGTTCGGGTTGTCGGTGACGCGCGAGCCGCAGCCGCTGTGCGCTACTTGCGCGATCAGAAGCCTGCGTAGCCTGTGCCCTTGA